Proteins encoded by one window of Candidatus Kaelpia aquatica:
- the purH gene encoding bifunctional phosphoribosylaminoimidazolecarboxamide formyltransferase/IMP cyclohydrolase → MIEIKRALISVYKKDGILDLAKALIDRNIEILSTGGTAKLLKNNNIPVTTVEDYTQFPEMMDGRVKTLHPKIHAGILARRDNKDDIAKLDEFKIKRIDLVVVNLYPFQEVTQKEDLELNQAIEFIDIGGPTMIRAAAKNYKHVVTLSNVDQYKDLVEELDKKGVVSEELALKFAKDVFSTMALYDKSISSYLGRVIGEEEGLINNISINLKKKSDLRYGENSHQRAALYEMAGEEGLAGVRKLSGKELSFNNWLDLDAASISIASFKEPAAVVIKHNNPCGLAIASNIKDAFIRANESDSLSAFGGIVGLNREVTLTVAEAIIETGFKECIIAPGYSKDALSILSEKKNLRIMETDFFSKDIDFALLDFRRVQGGFLVQDRDSKDIERDDLKVVTKKIPEDLEIDALLFAWRVVAKVKSNAIVLVRDFSNKTYATVGIGAGQASRVDSVIISIRKAGDRSRGAVLASDAFFPMADSIDIAQEAGITAIIQPGGSIKDKEVIEKADELGLAMVFTSIRHFRH, encoded by the coding sequence ATGATTGAGATTAAAAGAGCGCTTATAAGTGTCTATAAGAAAGATGGTATCTTGGATTTAGCCAAAGCTCTTATTGATCGTAATATAGAGATACTCTCAACTGGCGGTACAGCCAAACTGCTTAAAAACAATAATATCCCTGTAACTACTGTTGAAGATTATACTCAGTTTCCTGAGATGATGGATGGGCGCGTTAAGACGCTTCACCCAAAGATTCATGCAGGAATATTAGCCAGACGGGACAATAAAGATGATATAGCTAAACTGGATGAATTTAAGATAAAAAGAATAGACCTTGTTGTAGTAAACCTTTATCCATTCCAGGAAGTTACTCAAAAGGAAGATTTAGAGTTAAATCAAGCAATAGAGTTTATAGATATCGGTGGACCTACCATGATAAGGGCAGCAGCCAAGAACTATAAGCATGTAGTCACTCTCTCTAATGTCGATCAATATAAAGATCTGGTTGAGGAGCTAGATAAAAAAGGAGTAGTATCAGAAGAACTAGCTCTTAAATTTGCTAAAGATGTTTTCAGTACTATGGCTTTATATGATAAGTCAATAAGCTCCTATTTAGGGAGAGTTATAGGTGAAGAAGAAGGATTAATCAATAATATTTCAATCAATTTAAAGAAGAAGTCTGATTTAAGGTATGGAGAAAACTCTCATCAAAGAGCCGCTCTTTATGAAATGGCCGGAGAAGAGGGGCTGGCAGGAGTAAGGAAACTATCAGGCAAAGAGCTCTCTTTTAATAACTGGCTGGATTTAGACGCAGCTTCAATCTCTATAGCTAGCTTTAAAGAGCCAGCCGCAGTAGTTATAAAACATAACAATCCTTGTGGTTTAGCCATTGCTTCTAATATCAAAGATGCGTTCATAAGAGCCAATGAATCTGATAGTCTCTCTGCATTTGGCGGCATTGTAGGTTTAAATAGAGAAGTGACCCTTACGGTTGCAGAGGCAATAATAGAGACAGGCTTTAAGGAGTGTATTATTGCACCAGGTTATAGTAAGGATGCATTATCTATATTGAGTGAAAAGAAAAATCTCAGGATTATGGAAACAGATTTTTTCTCTAAAGATATTGATTTTGCATTACTTGATTTTAGAAGAGTTCAGGGTGGTTTTTTAGTTCAGGATAGAGATTCGAAAGATATAGAAAGAGATGATTTAAAGGTAGTTACAAAGAAGATACCCGAGGACTTGGAGATAGATGCTCTCCTCTTTGCCTGGCGCGTTGTAGCTAAGGTTAAATCCAACGCCATAGTTTTAGTGAGAGATTTTAGCAATAAGACATATGCGACAGTAGGTATCGGGGCTGGGCAGGCATCAAGAGTAGATTCGGTTATAATCTCAATTCGTAAAGCCGGAGATAGAAGCAGGGGGGCGGTCTTAGCATCGGATGCGTTTTTTCCTATGGCAGACTCTATTGATATAGCTCAAGAAGCAGGTATTACCGCTATCATTCAGCCTGGGGGTTCAATTAAAGATAAAGAAGTAATAGAGAAGGCTGATGAGTTAGGTCTAGCTATGGTATTTACCTCGATACGTCACTTCCGCCATTAA
- the mnmE gene encoding tRNA uridine-5-carboxymethylaminomethyl(34) synthesis GTPase MnmE: MEHYRPDDTIAAISTPLGRSGIGVVRLSGAKALDIASSIFISKNNKSLESFKSHTIHYGFIKDNNSKRDDFIDEVLLTVMKAPKTYTREDIVEINCHGGVVVLGQILNLCINRGARAASPGEFTLRAYLNGRIDLSQAEAVMNIIDAKTEEYLRVSARQLDGGLSKVIFKIREELLLVASEFEAILDFPEEEVEESKKGDLLKKLKNIKKELEDLIKHGKEGSLMREGIKGVIVGRPNVGKSSLMNALLGHNRVIVNHLPGTTRDVVEEVIDLDGIPLRVADTAGIIETDDLIEREGVRRANNEIERADLVLVVLDSTQELSKDDHLILDKVKDKHVIIVVNKIDLKDGLDLSTVRKLDYNNIVKISAIKELGIDELRKSVFKLFLEESIDLSAPIITNIRHLEGVKKALEALNRAIDSIMTQDVYFELITEDLRLSLGSLSSILGIEVTKDLLETIFSRFCIGK; encoded by the coding sequence ATGGAGCATTACAGACCAGATGATACAATAGCTGCAATATCTACTCCTCTTGGCCGTTCAGGTATAGGAGTAGTTAGGCTATCCGGGGCTAAAGCATTAGATATAGCCTCTAGTATCTTTATCTCGAAAAACAATAAATCTCTAGAAAGCTTTAAGTCTCATACAATTCACTATGGTTTTATAAAAGATAATAACTCTAAGAGAGATGATTTTATAGATGAAGTGCTTCTTACTGTTATGAAGGCTCCAAAAACATATACAAGAGAAGATATAGTTGAGATTAACTGCCATGGGGGAGTTGTTGTACTAGGTCAGATTTTAAATCTTTGCATAAATAGAGGGGCTCGCGCTGCCTCCCCAGGCGAATTCACTCTCCGTGCTTATCTTAATGGCAGAATTGATCTCTCTCAGGCTGAAGCGGTAATGAATATAATAGATGCTAAGACAGAGGAGTATCTTAGAGTATCAGCCAGACAGCTTGATGGCGGATTGTCTAAGGTTATATTCAAGATAAGAGAGGAATTACTCCTTGTGGCATCTGAGTTTGAGGCAATATTAGATTTTCCCGAGGAAGAAGTAGAGGAGAGTAAAAAAGGCGATCTTTTAAAAAAACTCAAGAACATAAAAAAAGAGCTGGAAGATTTAATCAAACATGGTAAAGAAGGCTCTCTTATGCGTGAAGGTATCAAGGGTGTTATAGTGGGTAGGCCCAATGTCGGTAAATCCTCTCTTATGAATGCTCTTTTAGGCCATAATAGAGTGATTGTGAACCATCTTCCAGGGACAACCAGAGATGTAGTTGAGGAAGTAATTGATCTAGACGGTATCCCATTAAGAGTTGCAGATACAGCAGGTATAATTGAAACAGATGATTTAATAGAGAGAGAGGGTGTAAGAAGAGCAAACAATGAGATAGAGAGAGCTGATTTAGTCTTAGTAGTTTTAGATTCAACCCAGGAACTATCTAAAGATGATCACTTGATATTAGATAAAGTTAAAGATAAGCATGTAATTATAGTTGTAAATAAGATTGATTTAAAAGACGGCCTAGATTTATCAACTGTTAGAAAGTTAGATTATAATAATATAGTTAAGATCTCTGCCATTAAGGAGTTAGGAATCGATGAGCTTAGAAAGAGTGTCTTTAAGCTATTTTTAGAAGAGAGTATAGACCTATCAGCTCCAATCATAACTAATATCCGGCATTTAGAGGGGGTTAAAAAGGCCCTAGAGGCTCTTAATAGAGCAATTGATAGTATTATGACTCAAGATGTTTATTTTGAATTAATTACGGAGGATTTAAGATTATCCTTAGGTTCTCTGTCCTCTATTTTAGGAATTGAGGTTACTAAAGATCTCTTAGAGACAATATTCTCCCGTTTCTGTATCGGAAAGTAG
- a CDS encoding folylpolyglutamate synthase/dihydrofolate synthase family protein, giving the protein MNIKDYTQAIDYLKSFFNLENVSRYNYSRELKLERMKDLLEKFNNPQDSFKAVHVAGSKGKGTVSASLFQIFKESGYKVGLYTSPHLLNFRERIRVSTNKTDDPIGFGDTISEEDLVRVVSIAKPIIEEFSSDSRWGKPTFFEIYTLVAFLYFKDKNLDLAIIEVGLGGRLDATNVMNSILTIITKIVFEHTDKLGEEITQITDEKCGILKEGIPCVLGVQKWTQVVGRVKDNAGKKSVPLHVIDEDIELEEKDRSFSISFGASKYINLKTNLLGHFQYQNLALSVAAAHLLSEDYPNLSLPSIRSALSDICWPGRMQLIKKSPVIILDSAHTPESVELLGDELKRSYPDRDIVSILAISSDKDKRGIIDQASKFSSSIIFTRALSSRLSYQEELIDIANELGLINYSVEYDFECFMSKILNKSDKKRLYLIAGSIFLVSKALEVFKYGALQTR; this is encoded by the coding sequence ATGAATATTAAAGATTATACCCAAGCAATAGATTATTTAAAATCATTTTTTAATCTTGAGAATGTCTCTCGTTATAATTATTCTAGAGAGCTTAAGCTAGAGAGAATGAAGGATCTCTTAGAAAAGTTCAATAATCCTCAAGATAGCTTTAAAGCTGTTCATGTAGCAGGCAGCAAGGGTAAAGGTACGGTATCTGCATCTCTGTTTCAGATATTTAAAGAGTCAGGTTATAAGGTCGGGCTCTATACTTCACCTCACCTCTTGAACTTTAGAGAGAGAATCAGAGTCTCAACTAATAAGACCGATGATCCGATAGGTTTTGGTGATACTATCTCAGAAGAGGATCTGGTCAGGGTTGTTAGTATTGCAAAGCCTATAATTGAAGAGTTTTCTAGTGATTCTAGGTGGGGTAAGCCTACATTTTTTGAGATCTATACTTTAGTTGCATTTCTTTATTTTAAAGATAAAAATCTGGATTTAGCCATTATTGAAGTTGGTTTAGGAGGCAGGCTTGATGCAACAAATGTAATGAATTCTATTTTAACTATAATAACTAAGATTGTTTTTGAGCACACAGATAAACTTGGAGAGGAGATAACGCAGATAACAGATGAAAAGTGTGGAATATTGAAAGAGGGTATTCCTTGCGTTCTAGGTGTTCAAAAGTGGACTCAAGTGGTTGGGAGAGTCAAGGATAATGCCGGAAAGAAGAGTGTTCCGCTGCATGTAATAGATGAGGATATAGAGCTAGAAGAGAAAGATAGATCCTTCTCTATATCTTTTGGAGCTAGTAAATATATCAATCTGAAGACAAATCTTCTGGGCCATTTTCAATATCAGAATCTTGCACTGTCTGTTGCTGCAGCTCATCTTCTAAGTGAAGATTATCCCAATTTATCTCTCCCAAGCATAAGGTCGGCCCTCTCTGATATATGCTGGCCGGGCAGGATGCAGCTTATAAAGAAGAGCCCGGTTATAATACTTGATTCTGCTCATACTCCAGAGAGCGTAGAGCTGTTGGGAGATGAATTAAAGAGGTCATATCCAGATAGAGATATTGTGTCTATTCTTGCGATAAGTTCAGATAAGGATAAGAGAGGAATAATCGATCAAGCATCAAAATTCTCAAGCAGTATTATATTTACCCGCGCTCTAAGCAGCAGGCTTAGCTATCAGGAAGAGCTTATAGATATAGCAAATGAACTGGGTTTGATTAATTACAGCGTTGAATATGATTTTGAATGTTTTATGAGTAAGATATTGAATAAATCTGACAAAAAGAGATTGTACCTGATAGCAGGTTCTATTTTTTTAGTCTCCAAGGCTCTTGAGGTGTTTAAATATGGAGCATTACAGACCAGATGA